In the genome of Labrus mixtus chromosome 21, fLabMix1.1, whole genome shotgun sequence, one region contains:
- the cbx7b gene encoding chromobox protein homolog 7 — translation MELSAIGEQVFAVESILKKRVRKGNVEYLLKWKGWPPKYSTWEPEEHILDQRLVQAYEEKEQRDRALGHRRKGSKTKRLLLQSTVYTMDLRSAHKTQEAAPPRLRLSLTRSLPEDEDPSFGVCRKVPQPQLEHLKSKHGRPQLKCLDSDPPKQEDWAEEGEEEEEEEEEVDNVEDEDDMEVEEEEGEKEEATGKSKSILDGRKRTDSWSSAIEPDELTASEKPDRDDVWRPIIGAGEVTVTDVTLNSLTVTFRESRVAKGFFRDLGLEV, via the exons atgGAGCTGTCCGCGATAGGAGAGCAAGTGTTTGCTGTGGAATCAATCCTCAAGAAAAGAGTTAGAAAG GGGAATGTGGAGTATCTGTTGAAGTGGAAAGGATGGCCTCCAAA GTACAGTACATGGGAACCAGAGGAACATATCCTGGACCAGCGCCTGGTTCAAGCCTATGAAGAAAA agagcagagagacagagctcTGGGCCACAGGAGAAAAGGATCCAAAACCAAAAGACTCCTTCTGCAG AGTACAGTCTACACGATGGATCTCCGCAGCGCTCACAAGACTCAAGAGGCGGCGCCGCCTCGCCTTCGTCTCTCCCTCACACGCTCTCTCCCCGAAGATGAGGATCCGTCGTTTGGTGTCTGCAGGAAAGTCCCACAACCACAACTAGAACATCTCAAAAGCAAACATGGGAGACCACAACTCAAGTGCCTTGACTCAGATCCTCCCAAACAAGAGGACTGggcagaagaaggagaagaagaggaggaggaggaggaggaagtggacaatgtagaagatgaagatgacatggaggtggaggaagaggagggggaaaaagaggAGGCGACAGGAAAGAGCAAAAGCATTTTAGATG gaaggaagaggacagacagctggagctcGGCTATAGAACCAGACGAGCTCACTGCATCAGAGAAGCCGGACAGAGACGACGTCTGGAGACCAATCATCGGGGCTGGGGAGGTGACGGTCACTGACGTCACCCTCAACTCCCTCACAGTGACTTTCCGAGAGTCGAGAGTGGCCAAAGGCTTCTTTAGAGACTTGGGCCTGGAGGTCTGA